One genomic window of Myxococcus guangdongensis includes the following:
- a CDS encoding lanthionine synthetase C family protein yields MSGDVDCSAKWRPLVEGALREEVLRVVHGLARALAEMLPGRAPDASLASGDSGLALLFAWLDKVDASEDFAGVARGLLDDAMEAVASRPMGMSLHSGVSGVAWALEHLGEGDDALEEVDAALAERLVVAPWTGPVELLSGLVGLGVYALERLPRVEARRCLEGVVARLGETWRRESPEGGHDLGVAHGVPGVIAVLAGAVRAGVAESAARGLLDDVWSWVMAQRLPQVGRRFPHQVVRGRTPRPARAAWCYGDPGVSLVLFTAARDVGESRWESDALELARDAAMRPLEDSGVKDAPLCHGSAGLLHIYNRFHQATGEELFESAARRWLEHVLRSWQPGRGIGGYAFWGQDARGAPAWVERPGLLEGTAGIALTLLAAASAVEPSWDRVLLMSLRDAE; encoded by the coding sequence ATGAGCGGCGACGTGGACTGCTCCGCGAAGTGGCGGCCCCTGGTGGAGGGCGCGCTTCGGGAAGAGGTGCTCCGGGTCGTTCATGGGTTGGCGCGGGCGCTCGCGGAGATGCTCCCGGGTCGTGCTCCCGATGCATCACTGGCGTCGGGGGACTCGGGGTTGGCGCTGCTGTTCGCCTGGTTGGACAAGGTGGACGCCTCCGAGGACTTCGCGGGTGTGGCGCGCGGGTTGTTGGATGACGCGATGGAGGCGGTGGCGTCACGTCCGATGGGGATGTCGCTGCACTCGGGTGTGAGTGGCGTGGCGTGGGCGTTGGAGCACCTGGGGGAGGGCGACGACGCGTTGGAGGAGGTGGACGCGGCGCTGGCGGAGCGGTTGGTCGTGGCTCCTTGGACGGGGCCGGTGGAGCTGCTCTCGGGGTTGGTGGGGTTGGGGGTGTATGCGCTGGAGCGGCTGCCTCGGGTGGAGGCACGGCGTTGCCTGGAGGGTGTGGTGGCTCGGCTGGGGGAGACCTGGCGGCGTGAGTCTCCCGAGGGTGGCCATGACCTGGGCGTGGCGCATGGCGTGCCGGGAGTCATCGCGGTGCTGGCGGGGGCCGTGAGGGCGGGGGTGGCGGAGTCCGCGGCCCGAGGCTTGTTGGACGATGTGTGGTCCTGGGTGATGGCGCAGCGGCTGCCACAGGTGGGCCGGCGATTTCCGCACCAGGTGGTTCGTGGCAGGACGCCGCGGCCTGCGCGCGCCGCGTGGTGTTACGGAGACCCTGGGGTATCGCTGGTGCTGTTCACTGCGGCCCGTGATGTCGGTGAGTCCCGCTGGGAGTCCGACGCGCTGGAGCTGGCTCGTGATGCGGCGATGCGCCCATTGGAGGACTCGGGCGTGAAGGACGCTCCGCTGTGTCATGGCTCGGCGGGGCTGCTCCACATCTACAACCGGTTCCATCAGGCCACGGGGGAGGAACTCTTCGAGAGCGCGGCGCGGCGGTGGCTGGAGCATGTGCTGCGCTCGTGGCAGCCGGGGCGAGGAATCGGGGGGTATGCCTTCTGGGGGCAGGATGCGCGGGGGGCGCCCGCGTGGGTGGAGCGTCCGGGGCTGTTGGAGGGAACGGCGGGCATCGCGCTGACGTTGCTCGCCGCGGCTTCGGCGGTGGAGCCGAGTTGGGACCGGGTGCTGCTGATGTCCCTTCGCGATGCGGAGTAG
- a CDS encoding lantibiotic dehydratase, whose translation MTADARSPSVRKAPFRHDGFLAIRTPLLPLDVLVAWARGLEAPGARPEELEAAMTRDRVLLRQRLRAHVDDPLVREALFIASPSLMDSLPTWLESPESEAGQKVEHTLVRYLARMAGRATPFGLFAGHAVGGLGETASLRIQGRADVRRHTRLDMDYVSALVSHVSQEPEVRRALRYVPNSSLYRAGGQLRYMESRLNGRERSYHLVAVEPEPHLVTTLEKARGGAPLATLAAALVSTEGVSEEEALEYLESLVQAQLLVSTWAPVVTGPEPLPSLLESARDIPALSTVSERLTQVATTLAEMDSRPPGLSTATYREVARTLEALPVPVELSRLFQVDMFRPANEVRLPRRVLDEVVRGVTLLQRISPSAGDGTALGRFRQRLLERYEGRPVPLLEALDEESGVGFMTSRGPGAGTGPLLAGFFFPGKGGQEGPRWEPRWTHLLHRLESVRRSGALELVLDEADLQALEARRPARLPESFGVVGTVLADSPEAVEAGRFRFLLENVHGPSGALYLGRFCHGDAELEAAVRRYLKAEEALRPEALFAEVVHMPEGRVGNILCRPALREHDLVFLGRSGLPECSQLPMTDLWVSVEGHRIVLRSGRNGREVVPRLTNAHNFGARGLGAYRFLGALQSQDVDALRFEWGPLSDAPFLPRVVHGRLVLSPATWRVRGDTLKAWGAARGVARFEAVQRHRDEARLPRWVCLSDADNQLPVDLDNVLSVESLVQVVKARPYATLEELLPGPGDVCIEGETGRYAHEVVIPFLRHAPESPRPATTHTVEASGVRTFPPGSEWLYVKLYGGTGTLDRLLRTTLGEAIRAAVASGAVDRWFFIRYHDPEPHLRLRFHGAPRRLDTEVWPLLRDACAQALASGEAWRLQLDTYEREVERYGGPAGMEGCEAVFQADSEAVLALLEAYAGDAGAEARWRLGVKGLDALLEDLGLDLDAKLEVMQRLRRSFGAEFKVERHFEAQLSTRFRKEARALEALLQASPDTEGPWQPGLRALQRRSEAMRPGVERLRHAAAEGRLTGRVETLAESLLHMHVNRLLPADQRAQELILYDFLTRLYRSRRARTTKT comes from the coding sequence TTGACCGCCGACGCCCGCTCCCCCTCCGTGCGGAAGGCCCCCTTCCGACATGACGGATTCCTCGCCATCCGCACGCCCCTGCTTCCGCTGGACGTGCTGGTGGCGTGGGCGCGCGGACTCGAGGCGCCGGGAGCCCGCCCAGAGGAGCTCGAAGCGGCGATGACGCGAGACCGCGTGCTGCTGCGCCAACGGCTGCGCGCGCACGTGGACGACCCGCTGGTGCGCGAGGCGCTGTTCATCGCCTCGCCCTCGCTGATGGACAGCCTGCCGACCTGGCTGGAGTCACCCGAGTCCGAGGCGGGCCAGAAGGTGGAGCACACCCTGGTGCGCTACCTGGCGCGCATGGCCGGTCGCGCCACCCCGTTCGGCCTGTTCGCCGGGCACGCGGTGGGCGGCCTGGGTGAGACCGCCTCGCTGCGCATCCAGGGGCGCGCCGATGTGCGCCGCCACACGCGGCTGGACATGGACTACGTGAGCGCCCTGGTGTCTCACGTGTCGCAGGAGCCCGAGGTGCGACGCGCGCTCCGCTACGTCCCCAACTCCAGTCTGTATCGTGCCGGTGGCCAGCTCCGGTACATGGAGTCCCGGCTGAACGGCCGCGAGCGCTCGTATCACCTGGTCGCGGTGGAGCCCGAACCCCACCTGGTCACCACACTGGAGAAGGCCCGCGGTGGCGCGCCACTCGCGACGCTGGCCGCCGCGCTGGTGTCGACCGAGGGGGTCTCCGAGGAGGAGGCCCTCGAGTATCTGGAGAGCCTGGTGCAGGCGCAGCTGCTGGTGAGCACCTGGGCGCCCGTCGTCACCGGCCCCGAGCCCCTCCCCTCGCTGCTGGAGTCCGCTCGGGACATCCCCGCGCTGTCGACCGTGAGCGAGCGACTCACGCAGGTCGCCACCACACTGGCCGAGATGGACTCGAGGCCTCCGGGGCTGTCGACGGCGACCTACCGCGAGGTCGCCAGGACGCTCGAGGCGCTGCCGGTCCCCGTGGAGCTGTCACGCCTGTTCCAGGTGGACATGTTCCGCCCCGCGAACGAGGTGCGGCTGCCGCGTCGGGTGTTGGACGAGGTGGTGCGAGGAGTGACGCTGCTCCAGCGCATCTCGCCCTCGGCGGGAGATGGAACCGCCCTGGGCCGTTTCCGCCAGCGTTTGCTGGAGCGCTACGAGGGACGTCCGGTGCCGCTGCTGGAGGCCCTGGATGAGGAGAGCGGCGTCGGCTTCATGACGTCACGAGGCCCGGGCGCGGGCACCGGGCCGCTGCTCGCGGGCTTCTTCTTCCCCGGGAAGGGTGGACAGGAGGGCCCCCGGTGGGAGCCTCGCTGGACGCACCTGCTCCACCGGTTGGAGTCCGTACGCCGCTCGGGCGCGTTGGAGCTGGTGCTGGACGAGGCGGACCTCCAGGCCCTGGAAGCGCGCCGACCCGCGCGACTGCCGGAGTCCTTCGGCGTGGTGGGCACGGTGCTGGCGGATTCACCGGAGGCCGTGGAGGCGGGGCGCTTCCGCTTCCTGCTGGAGAACGTGCATGGCCCGTCGGGAGCGCTCTACCTGGGGCGCTTCTGCCATGGCGACGCGGAGCTGGAAGCAGCGGTGCGGCGCTACCTGAAGGCCGAGGAGGCGCTGCGACCCGAGGCCCTCTTCGCGGAGGTGGTGCACATGCCCGAGGGCCGCGTGGGCAACATCCTCTGCCGCCCCGCGCTGCGCGAGCACGACCTGGTCTTCCTGGGCCGCTCCGGCCTGCCCGAGTGCTCACAGCTCCCGATGACGGACCTGTGGGTGTCCGTGGAGGGCCACCGCATCGTGCTGCGCTCGGGCCGCAACGGGCGCGAGGTGGTGCCTCGGTTGACGAACGCGCACAACTTCGGCGCTCGCGGCCTGGGGGCATACCGCTTCCTGGGCGCGCTGCAATCGCAGGACGTCGACGCGCTCCGGTTCGAGTGGGGCCCCTTGTCGGATGCGCCCTTCCTTCCGCGAGTGGTACACGGACGACTGGTGCTGTCGCCCGCCACGTGGCGGGTGCGCGGCGACACGTTGAAGGCCTGGGGTGCGGCGCGAGGCGTGGCGCGCTTCGAGGCCGTGCAGCGCCATCGCGACGAGGCACGCCTGCCGCGGTGGGTCTGCCTGAGTGACGCCGACAACCAGCTCCCGGTGGACCTGGACAACGTGCTGAGCGTCGAGTCCCTGGTGCAGGTGGTGAAGGCCCGCCCGTACGCGACACTGGAAGAGCTGCTGCCCGGCCCCGGAGACGTGTGCATCGAAGGCGAGACCGGGCGCTACGCACACGAGGTGGTCATCCCCTTCCTCCGTCACGCGCCGGAGTCACCTCGGCCCGCCACGACCCACACCGTCGAGGCGTCCGGGGTGCGCACCTTCCCGCCCGGCTCGGAGTGGCTGTACGTGAAGCTGTATGGCGGCACCGGGACGTTGGACCGGCTGCTGCGCACCACGTTGGGCGAGGCGATACGCGCGGCGGTGGCCAGCGGCGCGGTGGACCGCTGGTTCTTCATCCGCTACCACGACCCCGAGCCCCATCTGCGTCTGCGCTTCCACGGCGCACCGAGGCGACTGGACACGGAGGTGTGGCCCCTGCTGCGCGACGCGTGTGCACAGGCGCTCGCATCGGGTGAAGCGTGGCGGCTGCAGCTCGACACGTACGAGCGCGAGGTGGAGCGCTACGGAGGCCCGGCCGGGATGGAGGGCTGCGAGGCCGTGTTCCAGGCGGACAGCGAGGCGGTCCTCGCCTTGCTGGAGGCGTACGCCGGCGACGCGGGCGCGGAGGCCCGGTGGCGGCTGGGCGTGAAGGGCTTGGATGCGTTGCTCGAGGACCTGGGTCTGGACCTCGATGCGAAGCTGGAAGTGATGCAGCGACTTCGCCGGAGCTTCGGCGCGGAGTTCAAGGTGGAGCGACACTTCGAGGCACAGCTGAGCACCCGGTTCCGCAAGGAGGCGCGCGCGTTGGAGGCGCTGCTCCAGGCGTCCCCCGACACGGAGGGCCCCTGGCAGCCAGGGCTGCGCGCCCTCCAGCGCCGGAGCGAGGCGATGCGTCCCGGGGTCGAGCGCCTGCGGCACGCCGCAGCGGAAGGCCGGCTCACCGGAAGGGTGGAGACGTTGGCGGAGAGCCTCCTGCACATGCACGTCAACCGGCTCTTGCCCGCGGACCAGCGTGCGCAGGAGCTCATCCTCTATGACTTCCTGACCCGCCTGTATCGTTCTCGCCGGGCACGGACGACGAAGACATGA
- a CDS encoding efflux RND transporter periplasmic adaptor subunit, with protein MSDAQPPPQKLFRQEALEHHARPEARGSLLRVMPGWTHAVWWLVVALVVVGGVGLALVDINDYARGPVLVRIKGMEEVTSTAGGRVSRVLVRRGEQVRAGQPLVELYAGGETADRERMKEEFRSRLAMWLLEPLNVDSRQALTTLRAQLELTEARMGERVLKAPCDGQVGEVRVREQQFLTAGEIVVSLVRGGAEAWAVALVPGQYRPMLRPGQPLRMELTGFPYAWQSLQVASVSDELVGPAEVRRYLGPGVGDAITVEDGPVVLVEARLPRETFESDGETYAYHPGMAGEAWVKVRARNGWLTLLPVLELLGKQRD; from the coding sequence ATGAGCGACGCGCAGCCGCCCCCGCAGAAGCTCTTCCGCCAGGAAGCGCTGGAGCACCACGCCCGGCCCGAGGCCCGAGGCTCGCTCCTGCGCGTCATGCCCGGGTGGACCCACGCCGTCTGGTGGCTCGTCGTCGCGCTCGTCGTGGTGGGCGGCGTGGGGCTCGCGCTGGTGGACATCAACGACTACGCGCGGGGCCCGGTGCTGGTGCGCATCAAGGGCATGGAGGAGGTCACCTCCACCGCCGGAGGCCGCGTCAGTCGCGTCCTCGTGCGCCGAGGCGAGCAGGTGCGCGCGGGCCAGCCCCTGGTGGAGCTGTACGCGGGAGGCGAGACGGCGGACCGGGAGCGGATGAAGGAGGAGTTCCGCTCGCGGCTCGCCATGTGGTTGCTGGAGCCACTCAATGTCGACTCCAGACAGGCCCTGACCACGCTCCGCGCCCAGCTCGAGCTGACCGAGGCCCGGATGGGTGAGCGCGTGCTGAAGGCCCCGTGTGATGGACAGGTGGGCGAGGTGCGCGTGCGCGAGCAGCAGTTCCTCACCGCGGGCGAAATCGTGGTGTCGCTGGTGCGCGGCGGCGCGGAGGCCTGGGCCGTGGCCCTGGTGCCCGGACAGTACCGTCCCATGCTGCGCCCGGGACAACCGCTGCGCATGGAGCTCACCGGCTTTCCGTATGCGTGGCAGTCGCTCCAGGTGGCCTCCGTCAGCGACGAGCTGGTGGGCCCCGCCGAGGTGCGCCGCTATCTGGGCCCCGGCGTCGGGGACGCCATCACCGTGGAGGATGGCCCCGTGGTGTTGGTGGAGGCGCGGCTGCCTCGGGAGACCTTCGAGTCGGATGGCGAGACCTACGCGTACCACCCCGGCATGGCCGGCGAGGCCTGGGTGAAGGTGCGCGCGCGCAATGGTTGGCTGACGCTGCTGCCGGTGCTGGAGCTGCTCGGGAAGCAACGTGACTGA
- a CDS encoding NADase-type glycan-binding domain-containing protein: MMLLSLLLAAAPSLMLEPDAGTAQRLHPRRVTASSFLESGWNKHEQNYLPLYVADDDPATAWVEGVKGRGEGASLEWWGPALTKAKRYRIFVRNGYQKSAKLFKANARPRKVRFEPLVQGETGARTTGLPLEVELIDVQGWQEVRLPVPATVEGVRLTLVTTYPGSKYEDTCLSDLRVYVEGDDPYRPEAEAAAYEKVRTFAFERKQAAARNDTQAKVVWAPRFEVETLWARTLAWSQDTPAQMLAKFPEEGSHGTALVVAREAAALFDKVDLESDDSEARKSWMEVSALDDAAQLAAARTALAVVNDEGLVEAAGLFHLDDASFIADDRSQGVRESLEEAREKQAQVSKSCVEACAKRSDGEAYGCEGECGSDPGVTTAREVVASLEQRLRGGEFVLWDATTPRVFLRGLAQESGNREVHRTFRQSMVHYSGKKASAVLVTEDRGGRMSVHVLEWTQVGGKERIASITSFRGVLGSLRIVRYRPAS, encoded by the coding sequence ATGATGCTGCTGTCGCTGCTGCTCGCCGCCGCGCCGTCCCTAATGCTCGAGCCTGATGCGGGGACCGCGCAACGGCTGCATCCCCGCCGCGTGACGGCGTCCTCGTTCCTGGAGAGCGGCTGGAACAAGCATGAGCAGAACTATCTGCCGCTCTATGTCGCGGACGATGATCCAGCCACGGCGTGGGTGGAGGGCGTGAAAGGGCGAGGGGAGGGGGCGTCGCTGGAGTGGTGGGGCCCCGCGCTGACGAAGGCGAAGCGCTACCGCATCTTCGTGCGCAACGGCTACCAGAAGTCCGCGAAGCTCTTCAAAGCGAACGCGCGTCCGCGCAAGGTGCGGTTCGAGCCGCTGGTGCAGGGGGAGACAGGTGCCCGGACCACCGGGTTGCCGCTGGAGGTGGAGTTGATCGACGTGCAGGGCTGGCAGGAGGTGCGGCTGCCCGTGCCCGCGACGGTCGAGGGTGTCCGGCTCACGCTCGTGACGACGTATCCCGGCTCCAAGTACGAGGACACTTGCCTGAGCGACCTGCGGGTCTACGTGGAGGGGGATGACCCGTACCGGCCGGAGGCGGAGGCCGCCGCGTACGAGAAGGTCCGTACGTTCGCGTTCGAGCGCAAGCAGGCGGCCGCGCGCAACGACACCCAGGCGAAGGTGGTCTGGGCGCCGCGCTTCGAGGTGGAGACCTTGTGGGCGCGGACGCTTGCGTGGTCCCAGGACACGCCGGCGCAGATGCTCGCGAAGTTCCCGGAGGAAGGGAGCCATGGCACGGCGCTGGTCGTGGCTCGGGAGGCCGCGGCTCTGTTCGACAAGGTGGACCTCGAGTCGGACGATTCCGAGGCGCGGAAGTCCTGGATGGAGGTGTCAGCCCTGGATGATGCGGCCCAGCTTGCGGCGGCGAGGACCGCGCTCGCGGTCGTGAACGATGAGGGGCTCGTCGAGGCCGCCGGGTTGTTCCACCTGGACGACGCCAGCTTCATCGCGGACGACCGTTCCCAAGGTGTGCGCGAGTCGCTCGAGGAGGCTCGCGAGAAGCAAGCGCAGGTCAGCAAGTCCTGCGTCGAGGCGTGTGCGAAGCGCAGTGACGGCGAGGCGTACGGCTGTGAGGGTGAGTGCGGGAGCGACCCCGGAGTCACCACGGCACGCGAAGTCGTCGCCAGCCTGGAGCAGAGGCTCCGGGGCGGAGAGTTCGTCCTGTGGGACGCGACGACGCCGAGGGTCTTCCTGCGAGGACTGGCACAGGAGTCCGGCAATCGCGAAGTCCATCGGACCTTCCGGCAGTCGATGGTCCACTACTCGGGCAAGAAGGCGAGTGCCGTGCTCGTGACCGAGGACCGTGGAGGGCGCATGAGCGTCCACGTGCTCGAATGGACACAGGTGGGTGGGAAGGAGCGCATCGCGTCCATCACCTCGTTCCGCGGCGTGCTCGGCTCCCTGCGAATCGTGCGCTATCGCCCCGCGTCCTGA
- a CDS encoding NAD(P)H-dependent oxidoreductase — MHALIVVAHPESTSLTHGIAARIGAGVVSAGHSFEVADLAAEGFDPRFSEGDLAVHRRQETPPRDVLVEQARIDRSDTLVLVYPVYWWSMPALMKGWIDRVFSNGWAFDFGLDTGLEKKLRHLKVHLIAIAGADLRTYARHGYFGAMKTQIDHGIFDYCGAKVVTSELLVDSETQAPEIHLAAAQALGKKLFGATGQAQSTTAA, encoded by the coding sequence ATGCATGCCCTCATCGTTGTCGCGCATCCCGAATCGACGTCGCTCACCCACGGCATCGCGGCGCGGATTGGGGCTGGGGTGGTGAGCGCGGGGCATTCATTCGAGGTCGCGGACCTGGCGGCGGAGGGGTTCGATCCAAGGTTCAGTGAGGGGGACCTGGCGGTGCATCGAAGGCAGGAGACGCCGCCTCGGGATGTCCTGGTGGAGCAGGCGCGGATCGACCGCTCGGACACGTTGGTGTTGGTCTACCCCGTGTATTGGTGGTCGATGCCGGCGTTGATGAAGGGCTGGATCGATCGGGTGTTCTCGAACGGCTGGGCGTTCGACTTCGGGTTGGACACGGGGTTGGAGAAGAAGCTGCGGCACCTGAAGGTGCACCTGATCGCCATCGCCGGCGCGGACCTGCGAACCTATGCGCGGCACGGGTACTTCGGTGCGATGAAGACGCAGATCGACCACGGCATCTTCGACTACTGCGGAGCCAAGGTCGTCACCTCGGAGCTGCTGGTCGACTCGGAGACCCAGGCGCCCGAAATCCACCTCGCGGCGGCACAGGCACTCGGGAAGAAGCTCTTCGGCGCCACGGGGCAGGCACAGAGCACCACTGCGGCCTGA
- a CDS encoding DUF2019 domain-containing protein produces the protein MDFEKLIEQFALNVAAQTEAIFRGDARTGNKHARKYGAAVDTLLAHGNEGRDALLVLLKHERMDVRVMAAAHLLRYRTAEAKAVLEEAAKGKGLVPFGAQQALKRWEEGTWALDPG, from the coding sequence ATGGATTTCGAGAAGCTCATCGAACAGTTCGCACTGAACGTGGCAGCGCAGACCGAGGCCATCTTTCGGGGGGATGCCAGGACCGGGAACAAGCACGCCAGGAAGTACGGCGCCGCCGTCGACACGCTCCTCGCCCACGGCAACGAAGGGCGCGATGCTCTCCTCGTCCTGCTCAAGCACGAGAGAATGGATGTGCGCGTGATGGCGGCCGCGCATCTCCTCCGCTATCGGACAGCCGAGGCCAAGGCGGTCTTGGAAGAGGCCGCCAAGGGCAAGGGGCTTGTCCCCTTCGGAGCGCAGCAGGCCTTGAAGCGCTGGGAAGAAGGAACCTGGGCGCTCGACCCGGGGTAG
- the glgB gene encoding 1,4-alpha-glucan branching protein GlgB, whose protein sequence is MRKPAEKAQVDAELQRVVELRHPEPHSVLGIHPDGDGVVVRAFRPEAVAIHVLPEFGGRVPMNHRLGGVFEARVNGRDKTFSYLLEVEYPGKRVFTLRDPYSFLPTLGEMDLYYAGEGRHERLWERMGAHLSHHNGTRGVAFAVWAPTAAGVSVVGDFNSWDGRLHAMRRMGASGIWELFVPEVGEGARYKFEIRPGQGGPRVLKSDPFAFRTEVPPATASVVHDLGRYDWGDAPWLETRAKHEDVAHQPWSVYEVHLGSWRRVVEDGDRPMTYREMAPALSEYVKSMGFTHVELLPVSEHPYGGSWGYQVSGYYAPTARFGHPDDFRFLVDHLHQEGIGVIVDWVPGHFPRDAHALGEFDGTALYEHADPRKGAQPDWGTLVFNFGRNEVRNFLIANALFWIEEYHIDGLRVDAVASMLYLDYSRKQGEWIPNRWGGRENEEAIQFLRELNDTVRRKHPGVVVIAEESTAWPKVSAPTSEGGLGFHFKWNMGWMHDTLSYFSKDPIYRQYHHNQLTFGLLYAFSEHFMLPLSHDEVVHGKGSLYGRMPGDPWQKRANLRALFAWMWAHPGKKLLFMGGEFGQPAEWNHDKSLDWHLTQDPGHGGIQRLVATLNRVYRELPALHDADSEPVGFQWLQPDSASSNVLAFVRRSRQPGRHVVCVANLSPSVRENYRVGFPLHASYAEVVNSDAGEFGGSNVGNMGQLHTEPTPWDGQPASALITLPPLSVLWFTPG, encoded by the coding sequence GTGAGGAAGCCCGCGGAAAAGGCGCAGGTCGACGCGGAGTTGCAGCGCGTGGTGGAGCTGCGGCACCCGGAGCCCCACTCCGTGCTGGGCATCCATCCGGACGGTGACGGCGTGGTGGTTCGCGCCTTCCGTCCGGAAGCCGTCGCCATCCACGTGCTCCCGGAGTTCGGCGGGCGCGTGCCGATGAACCACCGGCTGGGCGGCGTCTTCGAGGCGCGGGTGAACGGCCGCGACAAGACCTTCAGCTACCTGCTGGAGGTGGAGTACCCCGGCAAGCGCGTCTTCACGCTGAGAGACCCCTACAGCTTCCTGCCCACGCTCGGGGAGATGGACCTGTACTACGCGGGCGAGGGGCGCCACGAGCGGCTCTGGGAGCGGATGGGCGCGCACCTGAGTCACCACAACGGCACGCGGGGCGTGGCCTTCGCGGTGTGGGCGCCCACGGCCGCGGGCGTGTCCGTGGTGGGGGACTTCAACAGCTGGGATGGGCGGCTGCACGCCATGCGGCGCATGGGCGCCTCCGGCATCTGGGAGCTGTTCGTCCCCGAGGTGGGTGAAGGGGCGCGCTACAAGTTCGAGATTCGTCCGGGCCAGGGTGGACCCCGGGTGTTGAAGTCGGACCCGTTCGCGTTCCGCACGGAGGTGCCTCCGGCGACGGCGTCGGTGGTGCACGACCTGGGGCGGTACGACTGGGGGGATGCGCCGTGGTTGGAGACGCGCGCGAAGCACGAGGACGTCGCGCACCAGCCCTGGAGCGTCTACGAGGTGCACCTGGGGAGCTGGCGCCGCGTGGTCGAGGATGGCGACCGGCCGATGACGTACCGGGAGATGGCGCCCGCGCTGTCGGAGTACGTGAAGTCCATGGGCTTCACCCACGTGGAGCTGTTGCCCGTGTCGGAGCATCCGTACGGCGGCTCGTGGGGGTACCAGGTCAGCGGGTACTACGCGCCCACGGCGCGCTTCGGACATCCGGATGACTTCCGCTTCCTGGTGGACCACCTGCACCAGGAGGGCATCGGCGTCATCGTGGACTGGGTGCCCGGACACTTCCCCCGGGACGCGCACGCGCTGGGCGAGTTCGACGGCACCGCGCTGTACGAGCACGCGGACCCTCGCAAGGGGGCGCAGCCGGATTGGGGGACGCTGGTCTTCAACTTCGGCCGCAACGAGGTGCGCAACTTCCTCATCGCGAACGCGCTGTTCTGGATCGAGGAGTACCACATCGACGGACTGCGCGTGGACGCGGTGGCGTCGATGCTCTACCTCGACTACAGCCGCAAGCAGGGTGAGTGGATCCCCAATCGCTGGGGTGGCCGCGAGAACGAGGAGGCCATCCAGTTCCTGCGCGAGCTCAACGACACCGTGCGCCGCAAGCACCCGGGCGTGGTGGTGATCGCCGAGGAGTCCACGGCGTGGCCGAAAGTCTCCGCGCCGACGAGCGAGGGCGGCCTGGGCTTCCACTTCAAGTGGAACATGGGGTGGATGCACGACACGCTGTCGTACTTCTCGAAGGACCCCATCTACCGGCAGTACCACCACAACCAGCTGACGTTCGGGCTGCTGTATGCGTTCAGCGAGCACTTCATGTTGCCGCTGAGCCATGACGAGGTGGTGCACGGCAAGGGCAGCCTGTACGGGCGGATGCCGGGAGACCCGTGGCAGAAGCGGGCGAACCTGCGCGCGCTGTTCGCGTGGATGTGGGCGCATCCGGGCAAGAAGCTGCTCTTCATGGGTGGCGAGTTCGGCCAGCCGGCGGAGTGGAACCACGACAAGAGCCTGGACTGGCACCTGACGCAGGACCCGGGGCACGGAGGCATCCAGCGGCTGGTGGCGACGCTGAACCGTGTGTACCGGGAGCTGCCGGCACTGCACGACGCGGACAGCGAGCCGGTGGGGTTCCAGTGGTTGCAGCCGGACTCGGCGTCGTCGAACGTGTTGGCGTTCGTGCGGCGCTCGCGGCAGCCCGGGCGTCACGTGGTGTGCGTGGCGAACCTGTCGCCGTCCGTGCGTGAGAACTACCGCGTGGGCTTCCCGTTGCACGCGAGCTACGCGGAGGTGGTCAACTCCGACGCGGGAGAGTTCGGGGGTTCCAACGTGGGGAACATGGGACAGCTCCATACGGAGCCCACGCCGTGGGATGGACAGCCCGCGTCCGCGCTGATCACCCTGCCCCCGTTGTCCGTGCTGTGGTTCACGCCGGGCTGA